The Aphelocoma coerulescens isolate FSJ_1873_10779 chromosome 14, UR_Acoe_1.0, whole genome shotgun sequence genome has a window encoding:
- the BRAT1 gene encoding BRCA1-associated ATM activator 1, which produces MVVFSSSDLFCFPTGGMDVIFALQGDPSLFVASAASQLVVHILTFSLESETLKALGAKDCDWPVCAQMIVKHIEESLQSSSASHIEQSLKLLNSLFSSYFGSCHAAWTEVLWLDIAKQIKSFLLEETVQAQPVLANLLLNVARSSVFCGAEGSFWALITSALEHLTPVQAGPLAVGLLKLCKCPQDVRIQALTVLLQPMDCILRAASQPLEYAGLLDESVSDPVTVESLLSSKTSCAGLLCQTLAHLEKLLSLKHLRVDLPCASLLRSLMTILQFCNGFLSPASPLGRTISQNLINCFRVQKSALDVLAALSEKKDCDTLIGSLFDVLLAYLHSPNTSPTVLKKTFQATSKWLVHLQELSCSNSQWQQTEKILEDVFLVLQKHLCSPCWEVRDSSLEFLTAMVKCLRDQKEFRQCLLSPEVLRLTENLLEDPESYVRASAVTAVGLLAFITCFAPESPATGNLYNRENTVAKLQEILSTDSEGFPRRAVISIFTTWLREGCTGQLEDTEQFVSRVIQTVEHDLDWEVRLGGLELVEVFCSQTICQLSQCPYAPVSSAVTSSTPQNELLQVFCRAKLFGFLFRSLCDCDKPVGQRACDVLIGLRGHFYPMSTLENPQEIEDSPAGRGIAWLQRTLRQGSLAQNFPTDGGDGVDFQDPESMMLALGAIDLLELHDELNKSSDHVEERPQSLLQDILATVGTIEDNEVDCY; this is translated from the exons ATGGTTGTTTTTTCCTCCAGtgacttgttttgttttcccacaGGAGGCATGGATGTGATCTTCGCTCTGCAAGGGGATCCCAGCCTGTTTGTGGCTTCAGCTGCCAGCCAGCTCGTGGTGCACATACTCACCTTCTCCCTAGAGTCTGAAACATTGAAAGCTCTCGGTGCAAAGGACTGTGACTGGCCAGTATGTGCCCAGATGATTGTAAAGCACATAGAAGAGTCACTTCAGTCCAGCTCTGCCTCTCACATCGAGCAGTCACTGAAGCTGTTGAACAGTTTGTTCAGCAGCTATTTTGGCAGTTGTCATGCTGCATGGACTGAAGTCCTTTGGTTAGACATAGCAAAGCAAATCAAATCCTTTCTGCTGGAGGAGACTGTTCAagcacagcctgtgctggcCAATCTTTTGCTTAACGTGGCACG GTCATCTGTGTTTTGTGGCGCTGAAGGCAGCTTTTGGGCATTAATAACTTCTGCTCTGGAACACTTAACCCCAGTACAAGCAggtcctctggcagtgggactTCTGAAGCTCTGCAAATG CCCACAAGATGTCAGGATTCAGGCACTGACTGTTCTGCTTCAGCCAATGGACTGTATTTTgagagcagcctcccagcctcTGGAATATGCAG GTTTGCTGGATGAGTCTGTTAGTGATCCTGTCACTGTTGAAAGTCTTCTGTCCTCCAAGACATCTTGTGCTGGTCTCCTGTGTCAGACCcttgctcacctggagaagctGCTGTCTCTG AAACATTTAAGAGTGGATTTACCCTGTGCGTCCTTGCTGCGCTCTCTCATGACAATTTTACAGTTCTGCAATGGCTTCTTGAGCCCAGCTTCTCCTCTGGGAAGAACAATAAGCCAGAATTTGATCAATTGCTTCAGAGTGCAAAAGTCAGCTCTTGATGTCCTTGCAGCACTCTCAGAGAAAAAAG aCTGTGACACCCTCATAGGAAGTCTATTTGATGTTCTTCTGGCATATCTGCACAGTCCAAACACCAGCCCTACT GTTCTAAAGAAAACCTTTCAAGCTACATCCAAGTGGTTGGTGCACTTGCAGGAACTGTCCTGCTCCAACAGTCAGTGGCAACAAACTGAGAAGATTTTGGAAG ATGTGTTTCTGGTGCTGCAGAAGCATTTGTGCAGTCCTTGCTGGGAAGTAAGagattcttccctggaattcctcACTGCCATGGTTAAATGCTTGAGAG ACCAGAAGGAGTTCAGGCAGTGTCTCCTGTCCCCAGAGGTGCTGAGGCTCACAGAAAACCTACTGGAGGATCCAGAGAGCTACGTGCGAGCGAGTGCTGTGACTGCGGTGGGACTCCTGGCCTTCATTACTTGCTTTGCTCCAGAGTCACCTGCCACAGGCAATCTGTATAACAGAGAG AACACTGTAGCAAAGCTTCAGGAAATCTTGTCAACAGACTCAGAGGGCTTTCCTAGGAGGGCTGTGATCAGCATCTTCACCACGTGGCTGAGAGAAGGCTGCACGGGTCAGCTGGAGGATACAGAGCAGTTTGTCTCTAGAGTTATCCAGACTGTGGAGCATGACTTAGACTGGGAAGTCAGACTTGGTGGTTTGGAACTGGTTGAAGTTTTCTGTAGTCAGACCATTTGCCAGCTTTCCCAATGTCCCTATGCTCCTGTCTCCTCTGCAGTCACAAGTTCCACCCCTCAGaatgagctgctgcaggtgtttTGTCGAGCAaagctgtttgggtttttgtttcgATCTTTGTGCGACTGTGACAAACCCGTGGGGCAGAGAGCCTGTGATGTGCTGATTGGCTTAAGAGGTCATTTCTACCCCATGAGTACTTTGGAGAATCCACAAGAGATTGAAGATTCACCTGCAGGACGTGGCATTGCCTGGTTACAGAGGACACTAAGACAGGGTTCTCTGGCCCAGAACTTCCCCACGGATGGTGGTGATGGGGTGGATTTCCAAGATCCAGAGAGCATGATGTTAGCTTTGGGTGCAATAGACTTACTGGAGCTACATGATGAGCTAAATAAAAGTAGTGACCACGTGGAAGAAAGGCCTCAGTCTCTCTTACAGGACATCCTTGCTACTGTGGGGACCATAGAGGATAACGAAGTTGACTGTTACTGA